A genomic window from Periophthalmus magnuspinnatus isolate fPerMag1 chromosome 16, fPerMag1.2.pri, whole genome shotgun sequence includes:
- the si:dkey-17m8.1 gene encoding C-Jun-amino-terminal kinase-interacting protein 3 isoform X2: MMEYNERVLCGSGELELDPNIVSEEAGKLYSELQTVIELHGEGVVESLVPIFVWVLEGLANCKSQLRDREEEASREKAEKEDLLERYQTEKALRKESQERYLELDDQIEQERRAMRMREKERERRERQLENKAREQADQLVALEEQKTHLSRELSTLRHSHTKLTCTYREMVDRKKDSERESPLRNHVHPKNAEKPFSALSESSHNDMLIRRPHSLSGPLMLEEVQPKEEPSPTRSTVKPDADQFINDIITSTPELAHFHGGVRSRVSIPVNLEEQPGNTFETSLEDEIRKDQEKEEESDPKEQEASGSKTKEVDEEEEEESEDEELEFELRNTDSVFSELSELSRDYLESVDQGASVRGGTDQFEEILAKYEELKVTHELVDAARKSLISRVVELTDDRSALQLELSSLQETVARLDNRLKEKEEEIKRLKVDLEAFQSADSDASVPTSVRHFSRSEMARVVMEKNQYKQRLVELQEATRRSQTVRASREESLTGDKTSSVWKKFNRLLGLSKEPLIPPPSSAFSKPNSPHPSAQRQAATPVKSESVSQALSPRVRRREHYREIRSHIWEKLGKRQIHGWSVPLANTQESQEPVPEPKDIPVLVKLRLLDRRDSTAKLNCAVAVPPEVSGEASCSVWVISGPASNSEITVIDPARPNTVLDQFTLPPTSPALCICAVPPVGDNQGTVWIGTQEGSVLVHSASSNRRRCLQSISFSEAVHSLTFTQNTVIAGLADGTLGFFSPTPGGWDLSSHAVMSLGSTPLQPIRCCLAKAGRMWVGYWNKVHVVDIENRKTELVFTVSERSEQQVRFLCAGGSGVWTACRLDPILRLYDWTTGRPLQEVDFSALILKTLGPSFLTLSPLQISSLSIICGRLWIGTGGGAVISIPLSITSEAVSIPYCSIASTQLCYHGHRQAVRFIIPAPSCLMTSSDNTTVTPSQLIISGGEGYINFRIGDDANEESDEAIQSSPQRSERSLMIIWQISSATVPNPAL, from the exons ATGATGGAGTATAATGAGAGAGTCCTGTGCGGGTCTGGAGAGCTGGAGCTGGACCCCAACATCGTCAGTGAAGAGGCTGGGAAGCTGTATTCAGAACTACAG acggTCATTGAGCTCCATGGAGAAGGTGTTGTGGAGTCCCTTGTCCCCATATTTGTTTGGGTCCTGGAGGGTTTGGCCAATTGCAAATCCCAactcagagacagagaggaggaggccagTCGAGAAAAAGCTGAAAAGGAGGATCTACTTGAGAGATATCAAACTGAGAAAGCACTACGCAAAGAAAGCCAAGAG CGATATCTGGAGCTGGATGACCAAATTGAACAAGAGCGCAGAGCCAtgaggatgagagagaaggagcgagagaggagagaaaggcagTTGGAGAACAAAGCACGAGAGCAAGCTGATCAGT TGGTGGCTTTGGAGGAACAAAAGACACATCTCAGTAGAGAACTAAGCACACTACGGCACTCGCACACCAAG CTGACTTGCACATATCGAGAAATGGTGGACAGGAAGAAAGACTCAGAAAGAGAGTCTcctttaag aaatCATGTGCACCCAAAGAATGCTGAGAAACCATTCAGTGCCCTTTCAGAGTCCAGTCACAATGATATG CTTATTCGACGGCCACATTCACTCTCTGGTCCTCTGATGTTGGAGGAGGTGCAGCCCAAAGAGGAGCCCAGCCCAACACGCTCCACAGTGAAACCCGACGCAGACCAGTTCATCAATGACATCATCACCTCCACCCCTGAGCTGGCACACTTCCACGGAGGCGTGCGGTCCAG GGTCAGCATCCCAGTTAATCTAGAAGAACAACCGGGAAATACATTTGAGACCAGTTTGGAAGATGAGATCAGGAAAGACcaggagaaagaagaagagagtgatCCCAAAGAGCAGGAGGCATCAGGCAGCAAGACAAAGGAGgtagacgaggaggaggaggaagagtctGAGGATGAAGAGCTGGAGTTTGAGCTGCGAAACACGGACTCCGTTTTCTCGGAGCTGTCGGAGCTGAGCCGCGACTACTTGGAGAGTGTGGACCAAGGAGCCAGTGTCCGAG GTGGTACAGACCAGTTTGAGGAGATTCTTGCTAAATATGAGGAACTGAAAGTCACTCA TGAGCTTGTAGATGCAGCCCGTAAATCTTTAATATCTCGAGTTGTGGAGTTGACTGATGACCGTTCGGCTCTACAACTGGAACTCAGCTCGCTTCAAGAAACAGTGGCACGTTTAGACAATCGACTtaaggaaaaagaggaagagatcaAAAG GCTCAAAGTGGACCTTGAAGCTTTTCAGTCAGCAGATTCAGAT GCCTCTGTGCCGACATCAGTGCGTCATTTCTCTCGTTCTGAAATGGCTCGAGTTGTCATGGAGAAGAACCAGTACAAGCAGCGATTGGTTGAGCTGCAGGAAGCGACGAGAAGAAGTCAAACTGTCAG agcTTCAAGAGAGGAGAGTTTAACTGGTGATAAAACCTCAAGCGTTTGGAAAAA gttcaATCGGTTACTTGGCCTCTCCAAGGAACCCCTGAttccacctccatcttcagcATTTTCTAAACCAAACTCCCCCCACCCTTCTGCACAACGCCAGGCTGCCACACCAGTCAAGTCAGA GTCCGTATCTCAAGCTTTATCACCTCGAGTCAGGCGGAGGGAACATTACAGGGAAATCCGCTCACACATTTGGGAAAAACTGGGAAAACGTCAGATTCACGGCTGGAGCGTTCCTCTGGCCAACACTCAG GAATCACAGGAGCCTGTCCCTGAGCCCAAAGACATCCCTGTTTTAGTCAAGCTCAGACTTCTCGATCGGCGGGATTCAACTGCGAAG CTGAATTGTGCAGTGGCAGTCCCACCTGAAGTCTCTGGAGAAGCTTCT TGCTCAGTGTGGGTCATATCTGGTCCAGCCTCCAACAGTGAGATCACAGTTATAGACCCGGCCCGGCCCAACACAGTCCTGGACCAGTTCACACTCCCCCCCACGTCGCCTGCCCTCTGCATCTGTGCGGTGCCCCCTGTAG GCGACAATCAAGGAACTGTGTGGATTGGAACTCAGGAAGGAAG CGTCCTGGTACACTCCGCCTCGTCCAACAGGAGGCGCTGTCTACAATCCATCTCGTTTTCAGAGGCTGTACATTCACTCAC GTTTACACAGAACACAGTCATTGCAGGTTTAGCTGATGGCACTTTAGGTTTTTTTTCACCTACACCAG GTGGCTGGGACCTCTCATCTCATGCAGTTATGTCTCTTGGATCCACTCCACTGCAGCCCATTCGATGTTGTCTTGCAAAAGCTGGTCGCATGTGGGTGGGATACTGGAACAAAGTCCATGTGGTGGACATCGAAAACAGGAAAACTGAG CTTGTGTTTACAGTGTCGGAGCGCAGTGAGCAGCAGGTGCGTTTCCTGTGTGCGGGGGGCAGTGGAGTGTGGACCGCCTGTCGACTCGACCCAATCCTCCGACTCTACGACTGGACCACCGGGCGGCCGTTACAGGAAGTGGACTTTTCTGCCCTGATCCTTAAAACTCTAG gCCCGTCCTTTCTCACACTGTCACCTCTTCAAATCTCATCTCTGTCCATCATCTGCGGTCGGCTCTGGATTGGGACAGGAGGTGGCGCTGTAATCTCCATACCCTTATCTATAA CATCCGAAGCGGTTTCTATCCCGTACTGCTCTATTGCCTCGACTCAGCTGTGTTACCATGGACACAGACAAGCGGTCAGGTTTATCATCCCTGCTCCAT CTTGTTTGATGACCTCATCTGACAACACTACTGTCACTCCATCTCAGTTGATTATTAGCGGTGGCGAAGGATACATCAACTTCAGAATCG GTGACGATGCAAACGAGGAATCGGATGAAGCGATCCAAAGCTCGCCTCAGCGGTCCGAACGCAGCCTCATGATCATCTGGCAAATCTCCTCCGCCACAGTGCCTAACCctgccctttga
- the si:dkey-17m8.1 gene encoding C-Jun-amino-terminal kinase-interacting protein 4 isoform X1, protein MMEYNERVLCGSGELELDPNIVSEEAGKLYSELQTVIELHGEGVVESLVPIFVWVLEGLANCKSQLRDREEEASREKAEKEDLLERYQTEKALRKESQERYLELDDQIEQERRAMRMREKERERRERQLENKAREQADQLVALEEQKTHLSRELSTLRHSHTKLTCTYREMVDRKKDSERESPLRNHVHPKNAEKPFSALSESSHNDMQLIRRPHSLSGPLMLEEVQPKEEPSPTRSTVKPDADQFINDIITSTPELAHFHGGVRSRVSIPVNLEEQPGNTFETSLEDEIRKDQEKEEESDPKEQEASGSKTKEVDEEEEEESEDEELEFELRNTDSVFSELSELSRDYLESVDQGASVRGGTDQFEEILAKYEELKVTHELVDAARKSLISRVVELTDDRSALQLELSSLQETVARLDNRLKEKEEEIKRLKVDLEAFQSADSDASVPTSVRHFSRSEMARVVMEKNQYKQRLVELQEATRRSQTVRASREESLTGDKTSSVWKKFNRLLGLSKEPLIPPPSSAFSKPNSPHPSAQRQAATPVKSESVSQALSPRVRRREHYREIRSHIWEKLGKRQIHGWSVPLANTQESQEPVPEPKDIPVLVKLRLLDRRDSTAKLNCAVAVPPEVSGEASCSVWVISGPASNSEITVIDPARPNTVLDQFTLPPTSPALCICAVPPVGDNQGTVWIGTQEGSVLVHSASSNRRRCLQSISFSEAVHSLTFTQNTVIAGLADGTLGFFSPTPGGWDLSSHAVMSLGSTPLQPIRCCLAKAGRMWVGYWNKVHVVDIENRKTELVFTVSERSEQQVRFLCAGGSGVWTACRLDPILRLYDWTTGRPLQEVDFSALILKTLGPSFLTLSPLQISSLSIICGRLWIGTGGGAVISIPLSITSEAVSIPYCSIASTQLCYHGHRQAVRFIIPAPSCLMTSSDNTTVTPSQLIISGGEGYINFRIGDDANEESDEAIQSSPQRSERSLMIIWQISSATVPNPAL, encoded by the exons ATGATGGAGTATAATGAGAGAGTCCTGTGCGGGTCTGGAGAGCTGGAGCTGGACCCCAACATCGTCAGTGAAGAGGCTGGGAAGCTGTATTCAGAACTACAG acggTCATTGAGCTCCATGGAGAAGGTGTTGTGGAGTCCCTTGTCCCCATATTTGTTTGGGTCCTGGAGGGTTTGGCCAATTGCAAATCCCAactcagagacagagaggaggaggccagTCGAGAAAAAGCTGAAAAGGAGGATCTACTTGAGAGATATCAAACTGAGAAAGCACTACGCAAAGAAAGCCAAGAG CGATATCTGGAGCTGGATGACCAAATTGAACAAGAGCGCAGAGCCAtgaggatgagagagaaggagcgagagaggagagaaaggcagTTGGAGAACAAAGCACGAGAGCAAGCTGATCAGT TGGTGGCTTTGGAGGAACAAAAGACACATCTCAGTAGAGAACTAAGCACACTACGGCACTCGCACACCAAG CTGACTTGCACATATCGAGAAATGGTGGACAGGAAGAAAGACTCAGAAAGAGAGTCTcctttaag aaatCATGTGCACCCAAAGAATGCTGAGAAACCATTCAGTGCCCTTTCAGAGTCCAGTCACAATGATATG CAGCTTATTCGACGGCCACATTCACTCTCTGGTCCTCTGATGTTGGAGGAGGTGCAGCCCAAAGAGGAGCCCAGCCCAACACGCTCCACAGTGAAACCCGACGCAGACCAGTTCATCAATGACATCATCACCTCCACCCCTGAGCTGGCACACTTCCACGGAGGCGTGCGGTCCAG GGTCAGCATCCCAGTTAATCTAGAAGAACAACCGGGAAATACATTTGAGACCAGTTTGGAAGATGAGATCAGGAAAGACcaggagaaagaagaagagagtgatCCCAAAGAGCAGGAGGCATCAGGCAGCAAGACAAAGGAGgtagacgaggaggaggaggaagagtctGAGGATGAAGAGCTGGAGTTTGAGCTGCGAAACACGGACTCCGTTTTCTCGGAGCTGTCGGAGCTGAGCCGCGACTACTTGGAGAGTGTGGACCAAGGAGCCAGTGTCCGAG GTGGTACAGACCAGTTTGAGGAGATTCTTGCTAAATATGAGGAACTGAAAGTCACTCA TGAGCTTGTAGATGCAGCCCGTAAATCTTTAATATCTCGAGTTGTGGAGTTGACTGATGACCGTTCGGCTCTACAACTGGAACTCAGCTCGCTTCAAGAAACAGTGGCACGTTTAGACAATCGACTtaaggaaaaagaggaagagatcaAAAG GCTCAAAGTGGACCTTGAAGCTTTTCAGTCAGCAGATTCAGAT GCCTCTGTGCCGACATCAGTGCGTCATTTCTCTCGTTCTGAAATGGCTCGAGTTGTCATGGAGAAGAACCAGTACAAGCAGCGATTGGTTGAGCTGCAGGAAGCGACGAGAAGAAGTCAAACTGTCAG agcTTCAAGAGAGGAGAGTTTAACTGGTGATAAAACCTCAAGCGTTTGGAAAAA gttcaATCGGTTACTTGGCCTCTCCAAGGAACCCCTGAttccacctccatcttcagcATTTTCTAAACCAAACTCCCCCCACCCTTCTGCACAACGCCAGGCTGCCACACCAGTCAAGTCAGA GTCCGTATCTCAAGCTTTATCACCTCGAGTCAGGCGGAGGGAACATTACAGGGAAATCCGCTCACACATTTGGGAAAAACTGGGAAAACGTCAGATTCACGGCTGGAGCGTTCCTCTGGCCAACACTCAG GAATCACAGGAGCCTGTCCCTGAGCCCAAAGACATCCCTGTTTTAGTCAAGCTCAGACTTCTCGATCGGCGGGATTCAACTGCGAAG CTGAATTGTGCAGTGGCAGTCCCACCTGAAGTCTCTGGAGAAGCTTCT TGCTCAGTGTGGGTCATATCTGGTCCAGCCTCCAACAGTGAGATCACAGTTATAGACCCGGCCCGGCCCAACACAGTCCTGGACCAGTTCACACTCCCCCCCACGTCGCCTGCCCTCTGCATCTGTGCGGTGCCCCCTGTAG GCGACAATCAAGGAACTGTGTGGATTGGAACTCAGGAAGGAAG CGTCCTGGTACACTCCGCCTCGTCCAACAGGAGGCGCTGTCTACAATCCATCTCGTTTTCAGAGGCTGTACATTCACTCAC GTTTACACAGAACACAGTCATTGCAGGTTTAGCTGATGGCACTTTAGGTTTTTTTTCACCTACACCAG GTGGCTGGGACCTCTCATCTCATGCAGTTATGTCTCTTGGATCCACTCCACTGCAGCCCATTCGATGTTGTCTTGCAAAAGCTGGTCGCATGTGGGTGGGATACTGGAACAAAGTCCATGTGGTGGACATCGAAAACAGGAAAACTGAG CTTGTGTTTACAGTGTCGGAGCGCAGTGAGCAGCAGGTGCGTTTCCTGTGTGCGGGGGGCAGTGGAGTGTGGACCGCCTGTCGACTCGACCCAATCCTCCGACTCTACGACTGGACCACCGGGCGGCCGTTACAGGAAGTGGACTTTTCTGCCCTGATCCTTAAAACTCTAG gCCCGTCCTTTCTCACACTGTCACCTCTTCAAATCTCATCTCTGTCCATCATCTGCGGTCGGCTCTGGATTGGGACAGGAGGTGGCGCTGTAATCTCCATACCCTTATCTATAA CATCCGAAGCGGTTTCTATCCCGTACTGCTCTATTGCCTCGACTCAGCTGTGTTACCATGGACACAGACAAGCGGTCAGGTTTATCATCCCTGCTCCAT CTTGTTTGATGACCTCATCTGACAACACTACTGTCACTCCATCTCAGTTGATTATTAGCGGTGGCGAAGGATACATCAACTTCAGAATCG GTGACGATGCAAACGAGGAATCGGATGAAGCGATCCAAAGCTCGCCTCAGCGGTCCGAACGCAGCCTCATGATCATCTGGCAAATCTCCTCCGCCACAGTGCCTAACCctgccctttga